TATTAATGGTTTAGATATGCTTAGAGAAGTTTTAAGCACTCATTTTCAGTTCTAATGACTGTTTTGCTAGAAATAGCTTTTATGAGAATCCATGGTTACCCGGAAGTCAATTTGACTTTCATTGACATCTAATTGACCTAGTGTCAATAAGTGTCTAAAGTTTTGAAGTCCGAATGGATTTTTTAAATCTTTAAATTTGAACAATGTTCAAGAGAGTAGCGATGCTCAGATAGGGTAAACAAGGATAAAAAGTTAATTAACGAGTTTTTTTAACAAAAAATAGAAAGATTAACAATTTAAGCCTTTGATAATAAAAAGTATAGGAAACTATAGTTTTGGAAAAGCGAAGAGAGATCTTCGCTTTTTTTTTACATGTTTCTAAACAAATAAAATAAACATAATAATATTTATAAAATTAAATTAGTCATATAATTTAAATTTCTTTATTAAATTCGCGTAAAATAAAAAATGGTCGCGTAGCTCAGCTGGATAGAGCATCTGCCTTCTAAGCAGACGGTCACAGGTTCGAATCCTGTCGCGATCACAATTTTTCAAAGATGGATAAATCAAAAATTTGGAGATTTAAAAAAACTCTTTCATTCTTATCAAAACACTGCCAACATTCAGAAAGAATTCTTGATTTAGGAACATCTAATGATTTATCAAAATTCATAAAGCAAAAAGGTTTTAATATAAAAAACACATCAGGTGAAAATTTAGATATTGATTTTCAATCTGTTCTAAATCCTAATATTGACTTAATTACCGCATTTGAAATTTTTGAACACATGCTAGCTCCTTTTAATGTATTAAATCAAATAAAGGCTTCTAAATTAATTGCTTCAGTTCCATTAAAACTCTGGTTTGCTAATGCGTATTGGAACGAACAAGACGATTGGGATAAACACTATCATGAATTTGAAGAAAAGCAATTTAATTTTTTATTGCAAAAAACAGGATGGAAGATTATTGATTCTGAAAAGTGGGCTCCAAAATCTGACTTTAAATTTGGTGTTAGACCAATTTTAAGGATGTTTACAAAAAGATATTACATTGTATATTGTGAAAGGATTAGTTCTTAATGTTTTCTAGGTCTAGAAGAAATGAATATTCAAGTGAAATTTCCTTATACCTTTTAAATCTACCAGACGCACCACCATGACCAACATCCATATTACAATCCATCAATAAAAGATTTTGATCAGTTTTCATTTCTCTCAATTTTGCAATCCATTTTGCAGGTTCCCAATACTGAACTTGACTATCCCAATAACCAGTAGTAATTAGAAGATTGGGATATTCTTTAGACTCAATATTATCATAAGGAGAGTAAGATTTAATATAATCATAGTAAATTGAATCTTTTGGGTTTCCCCATTCATCAAATTCTCCAGTAGTTAATGGTATTGATTCGTCTAGCATTGTTGATACAACATCTACAAATGGAACTCCAGCAATTACTCCGCGCCATAAATCTGGTCTCATATTAATAACGGCACCCATCAGTAGACCACCCGCACTGCCTCCAGAAGCATAAAGATGTTTAATAGAGGTATATTTTTTAGAAATTAAAAATTCAGCACAGTCAATAAAATCATAGAAAGTATTTTTTTTATTTAATAGTTTACCATCTTCATACCATTTACGTCCTAATTCTTCGCCACCTCTAATATGAGCAATAGCAAAAACAAAACCTCTATCTAACAAGCTAAGTCTTACTGAGCTAAAATAAGGATCCATGCTATAACCATAGCTTCCATACCCATAAAGCAATAGGGGGTTCTTTGAATTTTTTTGAATCCCTTTTTTATACACTAATGAAATAGGAATTTTATTTCCGTCTCTTGAAATTGCATAATATCTTTTAGATTCATAATTATCAATAGAAAAATTATTACCCAACACTTCGTCTTGTTTTAACAAACTTTTTTCTTTAGTATCCATATTATAATCAAAAGTACTACTTGGTGTAGTTAAGGAAGTATAGCCATATCTCAAAATATTAGTATTATACTCGGGATTTGCCATCGTAGATACAGTGTACGCAGGATCATTAAATTTTATGTAATAACTTTTATTATTTTCCCAATTAATTATCCTAATGTTAGTTAATCCGTTTTTACGTTCTTCAACAACTAAATAATTCTTAAAAATATCAAGACCTTCAATTAAAATATTCTTATTATGTGGTATAACTTCTGTCCAGTATTCTTTTGATGGTTGTGAGATTAATGTTTTCATTAATCTAAAGTTTTTTGCTTTATAGTTAGTTAAAATATAGAAGTGATCTTCATAGTGATATAGATTGTATTCTAAATCCTTTTCTCTTTTTTGAACAATTTTAAAGTCTTGATTAGGTTTGTTAGCATCAATATATCTGTATTCAGAAGATAGAGTTTGATAACTACCTATTATAATATATTTTTTAGATTTAGATTTTGAAACATAACAATTGAAAGTATCATCTTTTTCTTCATAAACCAAAACATCTTGAGATTGTGGAGTCCCAAGTATGTGTTTATAGATTTGAAAAGACCTAAGTGTAATTGGATCTTGTTTAGTATAGAAAAATGTTTTATTATCATTAGCCCAAACACCTCTTCCAGTAGTATTTGAAATTTTATCAATTAATATTTCACCTGTATTTAAATTTTTAATATATAAAGTATATTCCCTTCTAGAAACAGTATCAACTCCGTAGATTAATAATTTCTCGTCTGGACTAACTGACAGACCAACAACTGAAAAATAATCAAAATTTACAGCCATTTTAGATACGTCAAGCATAATTTCTTCTTGTGACTGATCTTTTATCTTTTTTCTACAATGAAAAGGATATTCTTTATCTTTTTCAAACCTCGTGTAATAAGAATAATTATTAATTGTAATCGGAACGGAGGAGTCATCTTTTTTAATTCTATTTTTAATTTCATTAAAAAGTTTTTCTTGCAGGGACTCTGTATGTTTCATTTTAGATTTCAAATACTGATTTTCAGCATTTAAATAATTTAACACATCTTTAGTTTGTTGATCAGGATTTTTAGCTTCTTTTTGTTTATCAGTTAGACGCATCCAATAATAATTATCTAGTCTTTCATCACCATGAATAGATAGCTTTTCTGGATATTTTTTTGCAATAGGTGGTTCTACGTAGTTACTTTTATCTTTATTCATACAACATGTTAATAGTATTGATAATAAAAATATTATTCTCATCTAGATCTTAATTTTGCAAGTAGTCTAAGTATTTCTAAGTACAACCAAACTAAAGTAACAAGTAATCCAAATGCTCCAAACCATTCCATGTATTTAGGAGCACCTTTTTCTGCACCTTCTTCGATAAAATCAAAGTCTAACACTAAATTTAGTGATGCAATTACAACAATAAATAGGCTTACACCAATACTCATTAAACCTCCATTCAATGGATTTAAAACTTCAGGATAACTTCCTGTAAAAAAACTAACAACAAAGCTAACTATATAAAACACAGCTATACCAGCAGTAGCAGCAAATACGCCAAGTTTAAAGTTTTCGGTAGCAGCAATTATTTTAGTTTTATATGCGAATAATAATGAAAATAATATACCTAATGTAAGTAAAATAGCTTGAGATACAATTCCATCAAAACTTCCATCGGCTGGTGCTAATTCATTTTCATAAATTTGAGAAACTGCTCCAAGAGCTAGTCCTTTTAAAAATGCATATATAGGTACAGTAATAGGAGACCATTCTTTTTTAAAAATTGTAATTATTGCAACAATAAAACCTCCGATGAAACCGGGAAAAATAAGCCAATTATAATTACCTGAAAAAGTAAATGTACCTGCAGCAATTAATATAAGTAAGCTTATAGCTGTTTTATTTACTGTACCATTAATTGTCATGACTTCATCGGATGAAATAGTAACTCCTTTGAATGTTTCTGCTGAAAGAGCAGGATTTCCAGAACGCATAGAAAGATGATTCGACATATTATATATATTTTAATTTAATAGTTTAAAATTATGAAAAAATATATTATTGTTTACATATTTTTTTTCTTTATATAGAATAGTTGTTCTAAATTAAAAATTTAGATTGCAAAAAATCATTTCTATCTTTTAGTTTTACATATCTTTGTCAGGCAGAAAATCATAAATTATGAACAAAAAACAAAAATTAATAGCTTTTATTGGAGCTTTCTTTATACTAGTTACATTTCTTATTGTAAAAAATAAAACCAATCAATCAATAAGTGACCCTCAAACCAATACTAAAAAAGTTAATACTATAGATTGTACAAATATTAAGCAGATCAACACTAAACCCTTAATTGAATTATCTGGTCGAATAACATCTTCAAATAAGATAAATATTATTTCGGAAGTAAATGGAGTATCAAAAGTTCAGTATTCTAGGTTTGAAGTAGGAGAAATATTTAAAAAAGGAGATATTTTATTGAGTATTGATGATGGTGATATTGAATTAGAATTAAAGTCTATAAAAAGCCAATTTTTAGCACTTTTATTACAAGTTTTAGCCGATGTAAAAATGGATTTCCCATCTTTAGGAAATAAATTACAATCATATGTTAATAATTTTAACCTAGATTCTCCAATTCCAAATCTTCCTAAGATTACGCAACTAAAAGCACGTAATTTTTTTGCTTCTAGACAAGTTTTTGCAAATTACTATACAATAAAATCTTTAGAAAAAAGAATTGATAAGTTTAAAATAAAAGCACCATTTGAAGGAGTACTAACTAAAGTTTTAATTGATCCAGGTTCTAGTATTATAATTGGACAACCATTAGGGGAATTTATTAATTTAAACAACTATGAGATGAATGGGTCTGTTAGTGTTAATGACTCTAAACTTATTGAAAAAGGAGATACTGTTTTAATAACTTCTAATGACCTGAATTCAACAATTAAAGGAAGTGTTAGTAGAGTAGGGAGTCATATCAACGAATTAACTCAAAGTGTTGATGTTTTTGTATCGGTAAATGATAACAGAGTCAAAGATGGCATGTTTATTACTGGTGAAATTATTTGTAACGATCTTGATAATGTGGTGAAAATTGAAAGATCAAAAATTACAAGAGAAAATCAGGTTTACACGATAGTTGAAAATCAGTTAAAACTTAAAAATATAGATGTAATTTGTTATCAAAATGATTCTGTAATTATTAACGGCTTAAATATTAGTGACTGTGTGGTTAATCAATATAGAAATTATTTTTATAATAATATGTTAATAAACTGAATTCCATGAAAGGACTTATATCTTATTTTATAAAATATCCTATCACTGCAAATCTATTAATGTTTTTAATATTTGCTTTTGGTATAGTTGGTTTAAACAGTTTAAGATCAACTTTTTTTCCAGAAATGGAAAGCCGATTAATATCAGTTCAAGTACTAGCATCTGGTTTGTCTCCATTGGAAATAGAAGAATCAATCACTAAAAAAGTTGAATATAAAGTAGAATCTGTTGCAGGTGTCAAAGATATTACATCATCTTCGTCTGAAAATATTGCTATGATTAATATAGAGATGGAAAGAGGAGCAAATATGTACGTTGGTCTACAAAATATAAACAATGCAATAGATCAAATTAGATTTAATGTTGATGTTGAAGAAATATTTATTAGAAAAATTGAATTTGTTATGCCAACGATTAGCTTTTCTATTAACTCTAATAATGATTTAGATTATCTACATCATGTTGTCAACGATATAGAAGATGAATTAAAGTCTGTTGACGGTATCTCTGAGATTTCAATAACTGGTATGCCTGAAAAAGAAGTTGAAATTGCGGTAAGTGAAGAACGTCTTTTGGCTTTTAACTTATCAATGGAAGAAATTAATCAAAGTATACTTAGAAAGAATATTAATTTATCAGGGGGAATGATAGAGGTTAATGATAAGCAATATTTATTAAGATCAAATAATAAATT
The Flavobacteriales bacterium TMED191 genome window above contains:
- a CDS encoding HlyD family efflux transporter periplasmic adaptor subunit, with translation MNKKQKLIAFIGAFFILVTFLIVKNKTNQSISDPQTNTKKVNTIDCTNIKQINTKPLIELSGRITSSNKINIISEVNGVSKVQYSRFEVGEIFKKGDILLSIDDGDIELELKSIKSQFLALLLQVLADVKMDFPSLGNKLQSYVNNFNLDSPIPNLPKITQLKARNFFASRQVFANYYTIKSLEKRIDKFKIKAPFEGVLTKVLIDPGSSIIIGQPLGEFINLNNYEMNGSVSVNDSKLIEKGDTVLITSNDLNSTIKGSVSRVGSHINELTQSVDVFVSVNDNRVKDGMFITGEIICNDLDNVVKIERSKITRENQVYTIVENQLKLKNIDVICYQNDSVIINGLNISDCVVNQYRNYFYNNMLIN
- a CDS encoding S9 family peptidase, whose amino-acid sequence is MRIIFLLSILLTCCMNKDKSNYVEPPIAKKYPEKLSIHGDERLDNYYWMRLTDKQKEAKNPDQQTKDVLNYLNAENQYLKSKMKHTESLQEKLFNEIKNRIKKDDSSVPITINNYSYYTRFEKDKEYPFHCRKKIKDQSQEEIMLDVSKMAVNFDYFSVVGLSVSPDEKLLIYGVDTVSRREYTLYIKNLNTGEILIDKISNTTGRGVWANDNKTFFYTKQDPITLRSFQIYKHILGTPQSQDVLVYEEKDDTFNCYVSKSKSKKYIIIGSYQTLSSEYRYIDANKPNQDFKIVQKREKDLEYNLYHYEDHFYILTNYKAKNFRLMKTLISQPSKEYWTEVIPHNKNILIEGLDIFKNYLVVEERKNGLTNIRIINWENNKSYYIKFNDPAYTVSTMANPEYNTNILRYGYTSLTTPSSTFDYNMDTKEKSLLKQDEVLGNNFSIDNYESKRYYAISRDGNKIPISLVYKKGIQKNSKNPLLLYGYGSYGYSMDPYFSSVRLSLLDRGFVFAIAHIRGGEELGRKWYEDGKLLNKKNTFYDFIDCAEFLISKKYTSIKHLYASGGSAGGLLMGAVINMRPDLWRGVIAGVPFVDVVSTMLDESIPLTTGEFDEWGNPKDSIYYDYIKSYSPYDNIESKEYPNLLITTGYWDSQVQYWEPAKWIAKLREMKTDQNLLLMDCNMDVGHGGASGRFKRYKEISLEYSFLLDLENIKN
- a CDS encoding Bax inhibitor-1/YccA family protein, which translates into the protein MRSGNPALSAETFKGVTISSDEVMTINGTVNKTAISLLILIAAGTFTFSGNYNWLIFPGFIGGFIVAIITIFKKEWSPITVPIYAFLKGLALGAVSQIYENELAPADGSFDGIVSQAILLTLGILFSLLFAYKTKIIAATENFKLGVFAATAGIAVFYIVSFVVSFFTGSYPEVLNPLNGGLMSIGVSLFIVVIASLNLVLDFDFIEEGAEKGAPKYMEWFGAFGLLVTLVWLYLEILRLLAKLRSR
- a CDS encoding methyltransferase, with product MDKSKIWRFKKTLSFLSKHCQHSERILDLGTSNDLSKFIKQKGFNIKNTSGENLDIDFQSVLNPNIDLITAFEIFEHMLAPFNVLNQIKASKLIASVPLKLWFANAYWNEQDDWDKHYHEFEEKQFNFLLQKTGWKIIDSEKWAPKSDFKFGVRPILRMFTKRYYIVYCERISS